The Syntrophotalea acetylenivorans genome contains the following window.
GCTGCGTTAGATCCAAGCTGGTGCAGTTATCGTCGCTATTGAGAACAAAGGCGGTTCCGTTGTAATATTCGGCCCTGAGAGGCATGGCCAGATCGAGCAATTCCGAGCCGTAGGCATTATTTAAAATCAAACGCCCCCATCGCATCTCCTTGCCATTATCGAAGCTGATGCCATTGCCAGCCGATGCTTCTCCAAAGCGCACCGGGTTGCTGGTGGCGGCAATAGCATCCCCGTCAACAACGTTAATTTCCAGGCTGATATCGGCATCGTAAGGTGCCATGAAAGCCCCCCGGTCCATCCTCAAACCACTACCGGCGCTGAAAGTCAATAACCCCACACCACCACCGAGCTCGGTCACCGACGGGTCGCCCGCAGGCACTTGAGAGACATCGATACTGCCAGTGGCGGCATCATAACTCTTACCGCTTAACGTACCAGAAGACAGTTTCCACCAGTCACCGGCATAGTTCTGCGTGACTCCATTTTGCAGATTCTGAGCCGTAACGGTAATCACCGGGGCCATTACATAATCAAAGGACTGACCTAGATAGGTAAAGCCGCCGCTATTACAGGCGGTGCCAAACTGCGGGGTATTGGGGCTGGCCAAAAAATGATGGGGGGTGAAACGCCCCACAGGGTCGCTGTTGCCGGTGACATCAAGATCACTGCCAAGGTAGTTAAGCACCTCGGCACCGATAGTGACCGTACCTACTTCACTGTAACTGATGTCATCAACCAGTGCTAGACCACTGCTATAATCAACAGCGCTCAGTGGCCCACCGGTGAGAGTGCCAAGAATACCTGTAGCTGGAGTAAATGGCGCCATAGCCGTCAGAGTGGTGTCTGCAGAGAAATTTTCCGTTACCGTCCCGTCACTGCACACTCCGGCCACTTCGACAAAGAAATCTTCTCCTGCCGCCCAGAAAGGGGCGCCGCTAAAGCTGTTGTTGTCCAAGGGCGTAGTGCCGTCGGTGGTGGCGGCAACCCGCAACCGCTCCGGTGCAACGATGAAACTATCGCTGCCGGTCATAACCAATCCTGCTTCATCACCGCTGCCGGCAAAATAGGCCGACAGGTTTAACCGTCCGGCATCATCGTAACGGATATCCAAGCTACTTTCGGCTTGACTGTCAAAGACCAGATCAACAGGGGTACCGGGGGATGCCCCGTTGATGGTGCTTCCATTTATCTGCAGGGCCTGCGTGCCGCTGGCCGGCTGCTGGTAATCGGACCAGAAATTCACTTGGCGGGTGGTATTGGCAAAGCTGTAATCGCCAATGCAATGCTCGCCGGTGGCGTCAGCCCGCACCGCAGCGATGGTGATATCCGCTTCGGTGGTACAAGCCGTGTGATCGGGCACCTCAAACAGGAAGCCGGCTTCATGGAAAACCAGATCGCAACTTGCGCTGCCCCCACTGTTAACGCATTGTTGCGATTGGGCCGCTGAAGGATTGCCGGTCGCTGCAAGAGTCACGGAACCCGGCGTGGTATGGCGCAGGCGGAATACACCGCTGCCGCCGTTGAGGGTCTGCACATCGCCGCCTACCCAACCGGACGGCGACAGGGTGATGGTAACCGGGTCGGTATAGAGGCTGTTGCAATCCGCATCGGTGCAAGCGCGTACCGTCACCGCCTCGGCGGCACAGGTCAACGCCGAACCGTCGTGGATGATCTCAAAATGATCGATGGTCGTTCCACAGAAAATCTCCGCCCGCAGGCTGCCGTCCAGATTGCGCCCCTGGCTCTGCAATTGGTAGAGGCTATCAATTTGAGTCTGGTCGAGGACCTCGTCGAAAACAATAAATTCATCCAACGGTGCCCGAAAGCCCTCTTCCCCGCCGGATATTTCAAAGGAAGTACCGAGGTAATGCAGGTTGCCCTGCGCCTGCAGAGGGACCTGATCCCGGTAACTGCCGTCGACATACAACAAAGTCGTTCCCCCCTGCCCCAACAGCACCAGATGATGCCAACCATCGGCCAAGGTGCCGAAGCGAAAACTACCGGTGGCAATACTGGAATTGGCCCATCCCCCCCAACGGTAGTTGTTTCGGCTGTCGAGCCATAATAGATCGTGGCCACCGCCGGCCATAGCTCCTAACACATGGTAACGGGAACCATCTACATTGGTGAAAGGCATGCGGAACCAGGTGCTCACCGACCAATCGCCGTTCATGGGCACATCGTTGCCGGTGATAAAAGATTCGGTGGACTGGTCCAGTTCCGCTGCGCGGCCGACCTTTCCGCTTGCTTCGCTGGCCACTCCCCCTTGGGCAACAGCAGCGTGACTACCTTGGGTGTCCACCGCCAGAGCACCGGCGGCGGTATAATTGCATTCATCAAAACGCCATTCCGCCAAAGGAGCAGGCAGCGCACAGGGGTCGGCCTGGTTCATCAGATCGCTGATCTGACTGGTAGACAAGGCACCGGAATAGACCCGCACCTCATCAATAGCGCCATAAAACCGCCGGCCGGACATCTCCCCTCCACCGGTAGCCTTATCGCTACCAATATAGAAGGGATCGCTATTTAGCGGCAGGCTGGCGCTGAAGGGCCGACTGGCGACTTGGCTGCCGTTTAGATAAATCCGCATTTGCCCGGCGGCCCGGGAATAAACAAAGGCAACGTGCTGCCAGACTCCCGGTTGTATCAGGCCGGCAGAGGTTGTAAGGCTGCCACTTCCCCACCACCACATAATGGAACCGTTACTTTGAACGTGGAATTCGTAGTTGGTATCTTTGGAGAGAAAGCTGTACAAGTTGTCATGCCCGGCCACGCTCAGGCTGTCTGGGTGAACCCAGGCCATAACCGTCAGTTCATCGGCAATATCGAAATCGTCGTTGTCAGGCACCTGCAGAAAACCGCTGCCGGCCAAATACACACCATCGCAGACCTTGGCCCGGCCATAGGTCACCGTCCCCTGGCTGGTGCCGGTGTGGCCGTTGCCGCTGCTGTCGGTGACATCGCCTTCCAAGGCGTAGTAGGCGACCAGTTCGATCGGCCCGGACTGGTCGTCATTGTCATAACCCTCAGTAGGCTCGCCGTTGGCCCCCGGACTCCCCAGCTCCACCCAAGGGCCCTTCCCATCAGGGTCGCGGTAAATCCCCTTGGGACTGGAGTGCAGTTGACCCGTTGCGGTGGGATACTTAAAGCTCAAACAATTCGTTGATTGCGCATGATAATCGTTAACCGAAAGGTAATCGACCGCCTGGCCACCCTGATCCCGCAATACAATATCCATCCCGCCATTTTTTTGCAGATTAACGTCCGCACTGTTGACATTGACCCTAATCCAATCTGGATAGATCTCTTGATATAGGATCTCCCCGAAGGAAAGAGAGTAATCGTGGCACCCAGCATTATTATTTTTTGCGCAAAGGCGGAGCGACCAGTTCTCATAAACCGATGAATCCAGGGGCTCCAACAGCCGCACTTCCACCCACGTTTCACTCCCCAGATCATAGATCTCGTTAATGGTCGCCTTATTGACGTAATCAGAACAATCGTCGGCCTGAGCGGGCTGTACCAGGAGACAACACCATACCAATAAGTACGAAGTGAAAAGCCGTATCAGCACTTTGTCGAAATTATCCATGATCCCTCAATAAGGCGAACAGGCTCAAGGTAGGACATCAGTCACCCGGGCGGTCAGTTGCCGAGATATATAATGGGCATCACCATAACTGCCCCATTCGGCCAACGAGCTTATGCGGAACACGGTGAAGCTCCGCCCCCCCTCGTTAAAGGCAGTCGATTCACAGGTAACAGTCACAGTGTATCCGTCTACCTGGAAACTGCCGCTGACGCAAACGCCGCTGTTCAGGTCCCGGTTAATACCCCACTCCAGGCCGCTGCGCGCTGCATGATAAGCTCGCGCCCCCTGCAGAGCCATGACCGTGGTGCGACTCTGTACCCCGGCGGTGAGCACCATGTAACCACCAATGGCAGACAGAACCACCAGAATAAAAATCGCCGTCACCAGCGACATGCCGCCCTGATTACGCAGTGCTCGCATGCCGTTCATGGCGCATTCTCCACATGAATTTGGTGCAGCAGAGTCACCGATTCGCCATCTTCGGTGATCTGCAACCGCAGAGTCACCAACCCGGCGCGCTGAGCGGTGCCGGGCTGATAGGTAAAGTTGCATTGGCTGACGTTGTTGGCCATGAGGGCGGGGGTGCCGCCGGGAGTGTTTGATTGGATTGCCGAAATGCCGTAGCCGGTATAGCGGGTCAGGGTGCCGGCCCCAGTGTCACAAATATAGCTGACCGGCTGGTCAACGATAAAAAACCGTTGAAAGGGGGAGGAACGGGGAAATTGAAAGGGCGGATCAAGGATGACCGAATTGACTGTACTGCCGGCCCCGACTCCGGCACGATTGTCACCGAAATAAGCGTTACCGTTAGTGCCGGCGCCAGAGAGATTATAGACCACAATACTCTGGCCAGGGGTGGGGGCCGTGTCGAGATCGCCCAGCGCTTCGAAATCTGTGTCGAAACCGGTAAAGTCGAGCGTGTTTCCTGGCCCATAAGCCCGGTAGCGACCGCCGTCTACGGTATGCAGCAGTTCCAAAGCGGTACCAGCACCATTGATGCGCACGCTGTTGGGCAGCGCCTGACGAACATCACGCTGCATACGACGCAGTGCAGTCTCCGCGCTGTCGACCAGTCTGGCGCGGCGCGAAAGATCGAGAAAACCCTGAATCGGTTGGACGATGAACATGCCGCCGAGAGCCGCCAGGATGCCGGTCACCACCAGCACAACCACCAGTTCCACCAGGGTGAAACCGCAGGACGTTCTATGGTGTGAAAGCGAATACCGCATGGGGCCTCATTATGGCTGCAGGTAAACAGGTTGAAAACCGCAAACTTTTAATCGTCGACTGCCTTCAATTTATTGACCTGTGTAGCGATTCTTAATAGCTGGTCCGGTAACCGCTCAAGCTCATATTGATACCGGTCGAATGCCTGACGGTGACAGTGATTTTTTTGCTATTGGTGTCACCGATACCGTTCAGGGCAGTGCTGGCGACCGTCACATCGACCGTATAATTATGCAAGCCGTTGATAGCGGTATCGGTCTGATCCCGCGCTCCGTTGTCACTCAGGCCGTTATAGTCATCGACATCGTCAAACAACGCCCGAGTGCTTTCGGTGTCAATACCGTCGGGATCGGCAAAAGGTTTCAGGAGAATTTCTTCCAGGTACGACTCAGCGATGGCCAGCGCCTGATGTTGCAGCATGGGATCGGCGCTGTGAGTTACGGTGTAGTTGATGGCCAGCAACACCCCGCCGAGAGCGATACTCACCACCACAATAGAGATAATCAGTTCGATCAGGGTAAACCCCCGACTTTTACGCAAACGGGAAGATATCATCATGACGCATCCACATAGCCGCTTTCACCGACAATAGTGAAGGAACGACCATCGATAGTTACCGTCACCCCGCCGGGAGTGGCGCGACCAAGAGCATCAAATATTATGCTGAGAGAACTGGGGGAAAGGGTAGTTCCAGACGGCGCCGAACCGGCAAAAGCACCGCTGCCTGCTGGCTGAGACACAGTCCGATTAAAAGCGCTACTATGATCAACACAGGACTGCCGCTGATGCAGAGCATAACTGCCACTGGTAATACTCAACCGCACATCGCAGCCGCTGGCGACCGCCAGCTTCTGAGCATAACGGGCCGCCCCCGCCACCTCGTCATAAAAGCCACGGCTCGTAAAATCGGTGGCATCGAAAAAACGCGGCAAAGCCACCGCCGACAGAATGCCGAGCAAAAGAATAACTGTCACCAATTCGACCAGGGTGAACCCGCGGTTATGGGAGTCAATACGATTCATTATTAACCGACAGCCCTGTTGAACATTGAGAAAAATCTATTCCATGCATAGAACCCGGAGATTCCGTCTCGCAAAGCAAGCTAAAACAGAGGCCCTTTCCTGGGAAAGGGCCTCTTACCAGTGCAAGGTAAACTTTAGGGAGCGGGGGGGATGACGATGGTAGCGATACCTACAAAAGTATCAGTCTCTAAGGAACCGTCCTGGATAACAGTACAGTCCGACGGGGTGCCCAAAACAAGAGGCCCTGGGGTGACAGTGTATCCATCCGGAACCCCACCATCCATCAAAGAGCCAATATCATCACAATTATCAACATCTTCGCCCTTGGCTCCGTTTGATGCAACAAAACCGGCATAATTGATAGCCATCGCCGAACCCATGGCACCAACCACGCCGGACAAAGCGGCTTCCTCGGCTTCTTCCCTTAAATCGATAAACTTCGGTACTGCAACAGCTGCAAGGATTCCCAACACCACAATAACCACCACTAACTCAATTAAAGTAAAACCATTCTGATTCTTCATTTGCTCTCTCCTTTGTTCTCCGAAATCTAGGTTGATAATACGAAGGTTGTCTCGCCCTCTTCGCTTAGGCGGGAATCCATAACCTTCAAAACACACTTACTTTTCAAACAGTCCAGCAATTGACAGACTTCGTGTCTCAGACGCAAAAACTCCGTCTGATGCATGCCAAATATATAACTTTTCCCAGAAGAAAACTCTTTACAGGTCCAGTCTAATTTGCCAGTTTCCATCGATACGGCTCACATGCATCGAGTCGCAATGGTGAGCCGGCCGATTGACCTGCCTCTGCTTGGCGAAGACACAAACGAATGCGCGCCGGACCGGATAATGGGCTTTCAAAGCCAACCACACTGCGCAAACGGTAAATCAGCGCCCCCTGAGCTTGATCGTAGTACCATCGGCCCGGAGCAATCTCATTGGGATCCGCATCCGACCGTT
Protein-coding sequences here:
- a CDS encoding LamG domain-containing protein, which encodes MDNFDKVLIRLFTSYLLVWCCLLVQPAQADDCSDYVNKATINEIYDLGSETWVEVRLLEPLDSSVYENWSLRLCAKNNNAGCHDYSLSFGEILYQEIYPDWIRVNVNSADVNLQKNGGMDIVLRDQGGQAVDYLSVNDYHAQSTNCLSFKYPTATGQLHSSPKGIYRDPDGKGPWVELGSPGANGEPTEGYDNDDQSGPIELVAYYALEGDVTDSSGNGHTGTSQGTVTYGRAKVCDGVYLAGSGFLQVPDNDDFDIADELTVMAWVHPDSLSVAGHDNLYSFLSKDTNYEFHVQSNGSIMWWWGSGSLTTSAGLIQPGVWQHVAFVYSRAAGQMRIYLNGSQVASRPFSASLPLNSDPFYIGSDKATGGGEMSGRRFYGAIDEVRVYSGALSTSQISDLMNQADPCALPAPLAEWRFDECNYTAAGALAVDTQGSHAAVAQGGVASEASGKVGRAAELDQSTESFITGNDVPMNGDWSVSTWFRMPFTNVDGSRYHVLGAMAGGGHDLLWLDSRNNYRWGGWANSSIATGSFRFGTLADGWHHLVLLGQGGTTLLYVDGSYRDQVPLQAQGNLHYLGTSFEISGGEEGFRAPLDEFIVFDEVLDQTQIDSLYQLQSQGRNLDGSLRAEIFCGTTIDHFEIIHDGSALTCAAEAVTVRACTDADCNSLYTDPVTITLSPSGWVGGDVQTLNGGSGVFRLRHTTPGSVTLAATGNPSAAQSQQCVNSGGSASCDLVFHEAGFLFEVPDHTACTTEADITIAAVRADATGEHCIGDYSFANTTRQVNFWSDYQQPASGTQALQINGSTINGASPGTPVDLVFDSQAESSLDIRYDDAGRLNLSAYFAGSGDEAGLVMTGSDSFIVAPERLRVAATTDGTTPLDNNSFSGAPFWAAGEDFFVEVAGVCSDGTVTENFSADTTLTAMAPFTPATGILGTLTGGPLSAVDYSSGLALVDDISYSEVGTVTIGAEVLNYLGSDLDVTGNSDPVGRFTPHHFLASPNTPQFGTACNSGGFTYLGQSFDYVMAPVITVTAQNLQNGVTQNYAGDWWKLSSGTLSGKSYDAATGSIDVSQVPAGDPSVTELGGGVGLLTFSAGSGLRMDRGAFMAPYDADISLEINVVDGDAIAATSNPVRFGEASAGNGISFDNGKEMRWGRLILNNAYGSELLDLAMPLRAEYYNGTAFVLNSDDNCTSLDLTQLSLNNGVTQVTANIPIAVGTGSSSASLLSPLLVGDANLRFSAPGDDGFIDVTVDLSSLDWLRFDWDGDGSHDDDPKGRATFGIFRGRPNVIYLRETYR
- a CDS encoding pilus assembly protein MshP, with protein sequence MNGMRALRNQGGMSLVTAIFILVVLSAIGGYMVLTAGVQSRTTVMALQGARAYHAARSGLEWGINRDLNSGVCVSGSFQVDGYTVTVTCESTAFNEGGRSFTVFRISSLAEWGSYGDAHYISRQLTARVTDVLP
- a CDS encoding prepilin-type N-terminal cleavage/methylation domain-containing protein produces the protein MRYSLSHHRTSCGFTLVELVVVLVVTGILAALGGMFIVQPIQGFLDLSRRARLVDSAETALRRMQRDVRQALPNSVRINGAGTALELLHTVDGGRYRAYGPGNTLDFTGFDTDFEALGDLDTAPTPGQSIVVYNLSGAGTNGNAYFGDNRAGVGAGSTVNSVILDPPFQFPRSSPFQRFFIVDQPVSYICDTGAGTLTRYTGYGISAIQSNTPGGTPALMANNVSQCNFTYQPGTAQRAGLVTLRLQITEDGESVTLLHQIHVENAP
- a CDS encoding type IV pilus modification PilV family protein is translated as MMISSRLRKSRGFTLIELIISIVVVSIALGGVLLAINYTVTHSADPMLQHQALAIAESYLEEILLKPFADPDGIDTESTRALFDDVDDYNGLSDNGARDQTDTAINGLHNYTVDVTVASTALNGIGDTNSKKITVTVRHSTGINMSLSGYRTSY
- a CDS encoding type II secretion system protein, coding for MNRIDSHNRGFTLVELVTVILLLGILSAVALPRFFDATDFTSRGFYDEVAGAARYAQKLAVASGCDVRLSITSGSYALHQRQSCVDHSSAFNRTVSQPAGSGAFAGSAPSGTTLSPSSLSIIFDALGRATPGGVTVTIDGRSFTIVGESGYVDAS
- a CDS encoding prepilin-type N-terminal cleavage/methylation domain-containing protein, giving the protein MKNQNGFTLIELVVVIVVLGILAAVAVPKFIDLREEAEEAALSGVVGAMGSAMAINYAGFVASNGAKGEDVDNCDDIGSLMDGGVPDGYTVTPGPLVLGTPSDCTVIQDGSLETDTFVGIATIVIPPAP